One part of the Kryptolebias marmoratus isolate JLee-2015 linkage group LG2, ASM164957v2, whole genome shotgun sequence genome encodes these proteins:
- the inppl1a gene encoding phosphatidylinositol 3,4,5-trisphosphate 5-phosphatase 2A isoform X3 — protein sequence MAGGGGGGAGGGVSPLGPTPPMWYHRDLSRAAAEELLARAGRDGSFLVRDSESVSGAYALCVLFQKHVHTYRILPDEEGFLAVQTSQGVQPKRFKTLPELVSLYLQPSQGLVTTLLYAVDREETAVPDDRDYSDGEDEKPPLPPRSASTSTPPGPETPTESAPAANGLSTISHEYLKGSYALDLEAVKQGASSLPHLNKTLVSSCKRLNGEVDKVLSGLEILSKVFDQQSAFMVSKMIQQSVNQGGDQELENLVTKLAILKDLLSSIEKKALKALQDMSLSSPCSLPLFSTRHSKAIPVHAFEVKLDVYLAELTKIGKSQKYTLSVDVEGGRLVVMKKVKDNQEDWNTFTHDKIRQLIKSQRVQNKLGIVFEKEKDKSQRKDFIFASAKKREAFCQLLQLMKNKHSNQDEPDMISIFIGTWNMGSVPSPKSVASWVLCRGLGKTLDEMTVTIPHDLYVFGTQENSVCDREWVESLRAILKEQTELDYKSIAVQTLWNIKLAVLAKPEHENRISHVGMSSVKTGIANTLGNKGAVGVSFMFNGTSFGFVNCHLTSGNEKIARRNQNYLDILRLLSLGDKQLNSFDISLRFTHLFWLGDLNYRLDMDIQEILNYINRKEFEPLLKVDQLNLEREKNKVFLRFAEEEISFPPTYRYERGSRDTYVWQKQKATGMRTNVPSWCDRILWKSYPETYTVCNSYGCTDDIVTSDHSPVFATFEVGVTSQFVSKKGLPKSSEQAYIEFESIEAIVKTASRTKFFIEFYSTCLEEFKKSYENDSQNSDNVNFLRVGWSNKQLTTLKPLLSEIEYLQDQHLLLTVKSVDGYESYGECVLALKSMIGSTAQQFHTYLSHRGEETGNIRGSMRVRVPAERMGTRERLYEWISVDNDETGGPKGKSTMVSRAGHEYVKQSVVRKQLGELGKVSEEGERSAKEETAARPKQDTSDPDLSVGKNSYNNPAYYILEGVPNQSAAALSPELLPSPTSTNPPAPKALPPSAGARTKPPPAPSGPPHSRRPAAGQESPSEEDGGAGLVGAQGGGTAGTVGGTLNRPPPDFPPPPLPKGALEMVAEAPFNKPRSLYPDLAEVRIPPSGPGAAAGPGGPGAPGEGFRRGGVGAGALDDQSCSVLQMAKTLSETEFPGQPPRAPSAPPPLRGQPMGLGLEACRTFPPRNPIPESIAEDMPEEALWGSSSSSLSVGESSVGEWLQRLGLERYEQGLLHNGWDDLEFLSDITEEDLEEAGVLDPTHKKILLESLRQQQQQK from the exons ATGGCCgggggaggtggtggtggtgctggtggAGGGGTTTCTCCGCTGGGGCCCACACCGCCGATGTGGTATCACCGGGACCTCAGTCGCGCGGCGGCCGAGGAGCTGCTCGCCCGGGCGGGCAGAGATGGCAGCTTCCTGGTGCGGGACAGCGAGAGCGTCAGCGGAGCTTAcgctttgtgtgtgtt GTTTCAGAAGCACGTCCACACGTACAGAATCCTCCCAGACGAAGAGGGATTTCTGGCGGTGCAG ACGTCTCAGGGCGTGCAGCCTAAGCGCTTTAAGACGTTACCGGAGTTGGTGTCGTTGTACCTGCAGCCCAGTCAGGGCCTGGTCACCACGCTGCTCTACGCTGTGGACAGAGAGGAGACGGCTGTCCCAGATGACCGGGACTATTCAG ATGGAGAGGATGAGAAGCCGCCCCTCCCGCCTCGCTCTGCCTCCACCTCCACTCCCCCCGGACCAGAAACACCCACAGAAAG CGCCCCGGCAGCTAACGGCCTGAGCACCATCTCACACGAGTACCTGAAGGGCAGCTACGCGTTGGACCTTGAAGCTGTCAAACAGGGAGCTTCCTCGCTGCCTCACCTCAACAAAACACTAGTGTCTTCCTGCAAACGCCTCAACGG ggaGGTGGATAAGGTCCTGTCTGGTCTGGAGATCCTGTCAAAAGTGTTTGATCAGCAGAGTGCTTTCATGGTCTCTAAGATGATCCAACAG TCAGTGAATCAGGGTGGAGACCAGGAGCTGGAGAACTTGGTGACCAAACTGGCGATCCTCAAAGACCTGCTGTCCTCCATAGAGAAGaag GCTCTGAAAGCTCTACAGGACATGAGTTTGTCGTCTCCGTGCTCCCTTCCTCTTTTCTCAACACGTCACAGTAAAGCCATTCCTGTGCACGCCTTCGAG GTGAAGCTTGACGTGTACCTTGCGGAGCTGACAAAGATCGGAAAGAGTCAGAAGTACACGTTATCTGTGGACgtggagggagggaggctgGTGGTGATGAAGAAGGTGAAGGACAACCAGGAGGACTGGAACACCTTCACTCATGACAAAA TCCGTCAGCTGATCAAGTCTCAGCGGGTTCAGAATAAACTGGGCATTGTGTTCGAGAAGGAGAAGGATAAGAGTCAGAGGAAAGACTTCATCTTTGCTAGTGCCAAG AAGCGGGAGGCGTTttgtcagctgctgcagctgatgaagaACAAACATTCCAACCAGGACGAGCCAGACATGATCTCCATCTTCATAGGCACCTGGAACATGG GCTCGGTTCCTTCGCCGAAGTCTGTGGCTTCGTGGGTTTTGTGTCGCGGCCTGGGGAAAACTCTGGATGAGATGACCGTCACCATCCCTCACGACCTTTATGTGTTTGGAACCCAGGAGAACTCGGTGTGCGACAGAGAATGGGTGGAGTCGCTACGCGCCATTCTGAAAGAACAGACAGAGCTGGACTACAAGTCG atCGCAGTGCAGACCCTGTGGAACATAAAACTAGCTGTGTTGGCGAAACCGGAACACGAGAACAGGATCAGCCACGTGGGGATGTCCAGTGTCAAGACAGGGATTGCTAACACGTTGG GCAACAAAGGAGCAGTGGGCGTGTCGTTCATGTTCAATGGAACGTCGTTTGGCTTTGTGAATTGTCACTTGACGTCAGGGAATGAGAAGATTGCCAG GAGGAACCAGAACTACCTTGATATTTTACGGCTGCTATCACTCGgagacaaacagctgaattCCTTCGACATTTCGCTGCGCTTCACACATCTGTTCTGGCTCGGAGACCTCAACTACAGGCTGGATATGGACATTCAG GAAATTTTAAACTACATAAACAGGAAGGAATTTGAGCCGCTGCTAAAAGTGGACCAGCTCAACCTGGAGAGGGAAAAGAATAAAGTCTTTTTACGTTTTG cGGAGGAGGAGATCTCGTTCCCTCCAACATACCGTTACGAGCGAGGCTCCAGGGACACGTACGTCTGGCAGAAGCAGAAAGCCACAGGG ATGAGGACTAACGTGCCGTCCTGGTGTGACCGAATCCTGTGGAAGTCGTACCCAGAAACCTACACTGTGTGCAACTCTTATG GCTGTACGGATGACATCGTGACCAGCGACCATTCGCCTGTATTTGCTACATTTGAGGTTGGAGTGACGTCTCAGTTCGTctctaaaaaag GTTTGCCAAAGTCTTCGGAGCAGGCCTACATTGAGTTTGAGAGCATCGAGGCCATCGTGAAGACAGCGAGCAGGACTAAGTTCTTCATTGAGTTCTACTCTACTTGTCTGGAAG AGTTTAAGAAGAGCTACGAGAACGACAGCCAGAACAGCGACAACGTCAACTTCCTGCGTGTGGGCTGGTCCAACAAGCAGCTGACGACCCTCAAACCGCTGCTGTCAGAGATCGAGTACCTGCAGGACCAGCATCTGCTGCTCACTGTCAAATCTGTGGACGGATACGAGTCCTACG GAGAGTGTGTGTTGGCCCTTAAGTCGATGATCGGCAGCACGGCGCAGCAGTTCCACACGTACCTGTCCCACCGAGGCGAGGAGACAGGAAATATCCGAGGGTCCATGAGGGTTAGAGTCCCTGCTGAGAGGATGGGAACCAGAGAGAGGCTGTATG agtGGATCAGCGTGGACAATGATGAGACCGGTGGACCTAAAGGGAAATCCACCATGGTATCCAGAGCGGGACATGAGTATGTCAA ACAGTCTGTGGTGCGTAAACAGCTCGGAGAGCTGGGAAAGGTCAGCGAAGAGGGAGAAAGAAGCGCCAAAGAGGAAACCGCTGCAAG ACCCAAACAGGACACATCGGATCCTGATTTGTCTGTCGGCAAGAACAGCTACAACAACCCTGCCTACTACATCCTGGAGGGTGTTCCCAACCAATCCGCTGCTGCGCTTTCCCCCGAGCTCCTCCCATCTCCCACCTCCACAAACCCCCCAGCACCAAAAGCCCTCCCTCCCTCAGCCGGGGCTCGGACCAAACCCCCCCCTGCACCTTCAGGGCCTCCTCATTCACGCAGACCTGCAGCAGGACAAGAGAGCCCCTCGGAGGAGGACGGAGGTGCTGGTCTGGTGGGGGCACAGGGCGGAGGTACGGCAGGAACAGTCGGAGGCACGCTCAATCGACCCCCTCCTGACTTCCCCCCGCCGCCTCTCCCTAAAGGAGCCCTGGAAATGGTTGCAGAGGCCCCGTTCAACAAGCCTCGCTCTCTGTACCCGGACCTGGCCGAGGTCAGGATCCCACCGTCTGGCCCCGGCGCCGCCGCTGGTCCTGGCGGCCCAGGCGCACCCGGAGAGGGCTTTAGGCGAGGAGGGGTTGGCGCGGGGGCGCTGGACGATCAGTCGTGCTCCGTCCTGCAGATGGCAAAGACTCTGAGTGAGACGGAGTTTCCCGGACAGCCTCCTCGCGCGCCCTCGGCACCTCCGCCTCTTCGAGGGCAGCCGATGGGTTTGGGTCTGGAAGCCTGCCGCACGTTCCCTCCCAGAAACCCCATCCCAGAGAGCATCGCCGAGGACATGCCAGAGGAG GCACTCtggggcagcagcagctcatcGCTCTCCGTGGGGGAGTCTTCAGTCGGGGAGTGGCTGCAGAGACTGGGCCTGGAGCGGTATGAGCAGGGTCTCCTACACAACGGCTGGGACGATCTGGAGTTCCTCAG CGACATCACTGAGGAGGACCTGGAGGAGGCCGGAGTTCTGGATCCCACTCATAAGAAAATCCTGCTGGAGAGCctcaggcagcagcagcagcagaaataa